A window of Clostridioides sp. ES-S-0010-02 genomic DNA:
ATGATTTTAATTCTATAGAAGCTTACAAAAAAGTTCAGAGTGATATATCTAAAAATATGTATCTAAGTAATTATAATGGGATATACCTTAGTGATATTCACAGTGTTAACTATATAAGTGAATCAATTTATGAGTTTTTACCAATAGGTAAAAAAATATGGGACATATGTAAAATGAGCGAAAAATCTATGCCTGAGTTTGTAGTATATCCAAGACCATTCCTATTTGAACATAGATTATTTTTTGGTTTACCTATTTGGATGTACAAATTTGATATAAATAAGTTTAAAAATGATACCTATGAGTATTCTAAAGCTTTTTCGCAAATGCATATAGTAGACTTTAATGACTCAATTATAGCCAATAATATAAAAATAGATAATAACAATTTAATAACAAATACAAGAGGAATTTATAATGTATTAGGGACTTTAGAATCAACACCATTTATAACGAGTGATTACAATATGAAATGGTCAAATCAAAAAAATAAAGTATTAGACAATTCAATGATACAGAATTTTAATATATTTTCTACTTTAGAGGATGAAAATTTGAAATGCAGAGAATTATATGCAAATAACAGGCATATGTCTATAAGAAACTGTGTATCACAACTTCAAAATTCATGGCAAGAAACTTACAGTGGTGAGTTGATTATTATGGGGAAACCACAAGTGAATGTATATGATTTAATAGCAATTAATGATTTGTTTGGAGGACTATCAGGTGTGTGCTTAGCAAGGAAAGTAACACACTCTATAAATATGAAAACTGGATTTACAACATCAATTACACCAGGTCTATTGACTGCAAACTCATTAAAATATAGTGGCATGAGTAATATGTTAAAATCATGTAATAAAATATTGTTTTCTGTAGCAAATATATTAAACAATGAAAGCTTAGTAAGTTCAAACAATACAACTGATACTTCTAAACTAACGAGACTAGATAATTATAAGAAGCTAAATAGTATATTTACTGCACAATATGAAATGTTTAATTATAAAAACTCTATAATTAGATATCCATTATATAAAGTTTAATTCATATAGGAAGTTTAACCTAGAGTGGGAGGTAATTAATATGAAGCTTAAAGATAAATTAATAGATAACATAATAGATCCATATTCAAAGATACTGTTTACAACTTCTATAGGTAAAGTAATACATTATAATATATGTAAAAATACAGCAGATGTATATGTAGAGAACATAAAAGGCAATAGTACAACTTTTTCAAATGTACCTATTCAAAATATAGGAGAAGGAGTTCATTTATCACCATTAGAAAAAGGAGATAAAGTATATATACAATTTAATAATGGTTCTATATTTCAACCGAAAATAACAGGAGTAGTAGAGAAGTCATACAAATCTCCATCAAAAAAAAGACAAACTCATATTAGAAAAGGATGTTTATTATCAAATATAAAGAGAGATTCAAGAGAAATAACTAAAAAAACGAGCGAAACTTGGCTAGACTATGCTAATAAAGATAAGTCAAAATATAAAGATTTTATGCATAAAAATCCTATTAATAATATTGTAAAAAAAATAGAAAAAAAAGGAATTTTTGTAGGTAAAGAAGTTGGTATATACCATCCTGTAAAATCTTCAATTGTAAAATTAAGAGATGATAGTAGTATAGATATATTTACAGCAACTAATGTTGGATTAAGGATAAATGCTGAAAATAGAACTATAGAAGTTTTTGGAGATTTTTCTACCAAATCAGAAAACTGGTCAGTAATATCAAATAATATAAATATATGTGCTGAAGATAAAATTACTTTATCTGGAAGTGAGATAGTTATTGATACAAAAAAGATAGAGATAAATGGAGTAGATAAGAATGTTTGATTTTTGTATAACAGATAGTGGAGAGCTAATATATGATAATAATTCGAATAATTTTTTATATTTAAATTCAGATGATTTACTTAGACAAAAATGTATTTGTAGAATAAAGTCTGTAACAAAAGATTGGTTCAATGTAGATTATATAGGTTCAGATATAGAAAAGTTTTTAGGCGAATTAAATAATAAAAATACATTAGACTTAATTATAAAATCTATTGAACAAGCATTACTTTATGATGAGTTAGTTGGAGAAAATAGTTTGTTTTTTATACCTAAAATATGCAAAAATAGGATAGAATTATTAATTTTCATAAAAGAAAAAAGAAATAATAATCCAATTGTTATTAACATGGAAATTGATGTAGTTAGTGGGGTGAAAATCAAATATGATATTAATACACAATAAAAATTTTGAATCTCTGGTTAAAGAAACGGAAGTCGAACTAAATAAAATTGGATTTGACACAAGCCCTGGTTCTATAGCCAAACTTTTTTCTGATATAATAAATAAAAATATATCAGAATTTTATGATGTACTTACAATGAGCCATCTTCAAGCTTTTGTGACTACTGCTACTGGTAGGTTTTTAAATGCTATAGGTATATTAGTAGGATGCAAGAGATTATTTGAAGAATCAGATGAAGATTATAGAAAAAGAATTACTCATCAAACACTAACTTTGGCTAAAGCAAATGAAACTTCAATAAGATTAGCTGTCTTAAGTATCAAAGGTGTAAAAGATGTAATATTAAAAAGATACTCTCATGGACCAGGTAGTATGACTATTGTGCCAATAACTGAAAATATAAAAGATGAAGATTTACTTTTGAATGTAAGAGAAGCATTATTAGATATAACATCATTTGGAGAAAAGGTCATAGTAAAGTTGCCTAATTTTAAATATGTAAAGCTAAATGTAGGGTTGGTATTTTCTTCATATATAGGCGAAATAGAAAAACAAGCTATAAGAGTATCTGTAAGAGAAGAAATCATAAGCTATATAAATTCTATAAACATAGGAGAATCACTATTTATAAATGAATTGACACAGAGAATAATGCAAGTCAGTGATTCTATACTAAATTATTCTTGTAATAGTATTAAGATAAACAATAAAAATTGTTTGTTAATTAATCAGGAGTGCAGATGGGATGAAAAATTTATCGTATCTCCAGATGGGGATTCTGTAGTAATTATATAGGGGACATAATGACTGAAAACATATATTTGGAATTAATAAAGAGTGTTGTAGCAGTTACAACTGCAATTATCACTGTAGTTGGAGCTTGCTTAGGTAGAAAAAAATATAAAAAAAAGAATAAAGAACAATATAAAGCTATAAATAATCAATTAATGTTATATTCGCATCCAATATTTAAAAAAATAGAACTAAATAAAAATATTATAAAAATACATTTTACACTCGAGAATAAGGGAAAAGAAGCTGTTTTTAGAGAAATATTGATTAATCATATGGATATATTTAAGGTTCATGCTTTAAAACTATGTAAAAAAGTGGACTCTGGAAAGATAGTAGATACAGATGAATTATATACAGAAAGTGTTTATACATTAAATAATATTATTGCCGATTTGAAAAGTTTTTATAATGATAATAATCGTTATTCGCAAGAAGAAGTAAATGTACTTGATATAGTGATGGATAAGTATAATCATTGGAATTCAGATAGACAGCATGAAATAGTTGCTAGGATTCAAGAAATTTGTGTATCTGCTTTTTATCCAGATATATACAATAAGTCTATAACGGTATTTGATACATTTCTGTTTGTTATGAATGACATTATGTTTGATGCAAATAAAACATTAAATAATTTAAATGGAGACTTAGTAGGGCTAAAATTTAGAGGAGTGATTATCTAAATGCAAGAAAGCGATTTTGCAAGATATACAGAAAAAATAAGGTCAATGCTTCCCTTTTGGTTTGAAATGAAGAAAAAACCCAATAAGTCTATTGGGATTGAGTTTTTAAATATATTTGGTATAGAGTTGGATGAAATAGAAGAAATGCTACTTTATGCTTCAAAACAAATGTATATTGAATCAGCAGATGAAGAGTTTGTTGATTTGGTATATAAAGCTTTACTACCAAGTAACTTTAATATAAATAATATTTCTATGGTGTATACAAATCAACTCATACTTGAAAGAAGTTGTGATTTGTATACTTTTTTTGGAATAAAGAGAAATGAAAAAAATTTAGAAAATAACATAAAGCAGCCAGATTATTATTTTATTGATGAAAAGAAGAAAATAATTTATGTTAGAGAGGCATACGATAAAGAAGAAGATTTACCTTTTGGTAAAATAAAAATAAAGTTTAATAATAAAGAATTTTTATTTGAGCTAAGTCTACATCATGTATGGAACTTTTTTGATGAATTTGGTTCTTTAGTAGGATGCTCTAGGCTTAAAGGTGAGAAGAATCATGATTATAAATTGAGAATTCTTGATGTCTTTAAAAATCCAGCTAATTCAACAAAGCGAGGTCTTGCTAATGGAATTGCAAGAGAGCTTGGAATTAGAGAAGTAAAAGAATGGAAGAATATGGGCGAAGATTTTATTATATCTGAAAAGATGGTATTGATAAATACTATATCAATAGATAACAATATAATAGACTTAAATGATGTCTATATCACTTCTAGAGGAGAAATTCTTTTAAAGGGAAATCCTGATAAAAAAAATCAATCAGCAGTTATTTCTTTTATAAAAAATCTTGAAATGTATCAACTAGTGGATATAAATAATAAAAAATTAAATATAGAATTGTATAATTCAGATGCAACTCCAACAAGTCTATTAATTGATTATGTAACAAAGATAAAAGATGATACTTCAACTTTCTGGAATGATTTTAGATATGATGAAGATATTTGGGTAAGAAAAGATGAAGATTATGATAATAGTTTTTCATTTTTACCAACGTTTCTTGATTCCAGTATAAAAGGTTTTTCAAAATATGGATATTATAAAAAGTAGATTGGGGGTGAAAAAATGGATTTGAACTTTGAAATTAAACTTATTATAGAGAATACTGAAATAAATAAGTTGATAACCTTTAATAAACATATAATTAAAAAAAATCTAAAGCTATACCCACACGAAGAACTTGAAGTTGATTCAAAAGAAATAACCAAGTATTTTGCTAAAGAGTTAGATAGATATAGTATTGAAAATAATATACATATAAGTAAATTAATGGTTGATGGATATGAAATAGAGTCGTTAACAGAGGGTGTATATATTTTTTTTAAAACAGAAAATACAGAATTATTCTCGCTATCTCCATCTATAGTTGCCGTATTGGAAGAAGAAAAAAATGTAATTATAAAAGAAAATAAAGTGCTAAGCTATACTAAGTTTAAATTGCCAGAAAGAGTGGAAATAGTTCCATATATGAATATTAACATAGCAAGTAGAATGAAAGCATTTCAGTCTGGGATAGGAGATTATAATGATTGTAAGTTATATAAATCAGAAGATACTACATATAAAAAGACATTTAAACTACTAAATAAAATATATGGAATAAGAGCAAGTAACAAGGTAAAATATAACACTATAAAATTTTATTATAGATATAAGATGGAAGCTAAAACTAATTACATTACTTATGATTCTAAAGTAAGTATTAGAGTAAGTGCAAGAGAGGTATCCCAAATTAGAGAAAAAATTGAAGGAGAACCATTTGGGCCAACATATAAATCTGAACTAGATTTAGACTATGTATTTGATGAGCATACTCAAGTAGCAGATATTTATTTATATAGTTTGATACCAGAATTAAAAAATAAAGATTATTCAAAGAGATATAAATTTGATATAGAAGTTTACAATATAAAAGGACCAGTAAGAATATATTCATATACACATGGATATAGGGATTTTTTAGAAGACAATAAAGCTGATGACAACGTTAAATTTAGTGAATATGGTTATTTTGACCATAAAGTGTGTATAAAAGCTGTAGAAGTTATAAGACAAAAAGAATATATTGAAATATTTCCACCACTAGAATATGATTCGCTTGTTGGAGCCATAAATGGAGATTTTGAAGTATCAGAAAATGGAAAGAAGGATATGGTAGATACAGCTCCAGTTTTTGAAGCTTCTCTTGATGTCTATGATAGAAAATATTATTGTATAATAGAAAAATTTAGTCCAGAAGAAGCATATGTTTTATATGAGTTTGATAATCAAGTAGATGAAGAAGACTATACATTAATTAATGGAGACAAAATAAAATTTTATTCTGATTCTATAATTTCCGATTCAACTGAGTATAAGGAATTTTTAGGACAAGTTGATAGAGGAGAGTTCATAATTGATGATAATAGAAAGCATACCTATGTTTATGGTCTTACAGAATTTAGTTTAAATTCAAATGAATATAAAAGGTTTGAGCTTGTAGTAGAAGCTAGTATAAGTGATGTGATGATTTTAGATT
This region includes:
- a CDS encoding baseplate J/gp47 family protein; translation: MILIHNKNFESLVKETEVELNKIGFDTSPGSIAKLFSDIINKNISEFYDVLTMSHLQAFVTTATGRFLNAIGILVGCKRLFEESDEDYRKRITHQTLTLAKANETSIRLAVLSIKGVKDVILKRYSHGPGSMTIVPITENIKDEDLLLNVREALLDITSFGEKVIVKLPNFKYVKLNVGLVFSSYIGEIEKQAIRVSVREEIISYINSINIGESLFINELTQRIMQVSDSILNYSCNSIKINNKNCLLINQECRWDEKFIVSPDGDSVVII
- a CDS encoding Low copy number virion structural protein — protein: MQESDFARYTEKIRSMLPFWFEMKKKPNKSIGIEFLNIFGIELDEIEEMLLYASKQMYIESADEEFVDLVYKALLPSNFNINNISMVYTNQLILERSCDLYTFFGIKRNEKNLENNIKQPDYYFIDEKKKIIYVREAYDKEEDLPFGKIKIKFNNKEFLFELSLHHVWNFFDEFGSLVGCSRLKGEKNHDYKLRILDVFKNPANSTKRGLANGIARELGIREVKEWKNMGEDFIISEKMVLINTISIDNNIIDLNDVYITSRGEILLKGNPDKKNQSAVISFIKNLEMYQLVDINNKKLNIELYNSDATPTSLLIDYVTKIKDDTSTFWNDFRYDEDIWVRKDEDYDNSFSFLPTFLDSSIKGFSKYGYYKK